CAGCGGGGCGACGTGAACCGTCGCCCCGCTGTCCTGCCCTTGGCTTCAGATCGCGGAGAGGTGCAGTCGGCGTTGCCAGCGAAGGTTGACCAATCCGGCGACACAGCCCCAGATCACGCCGTGCCTTGAGGGCTGGTTTCTGAAGAACTCCTTGCAGGCGCGAAACTTCTTGATCCGGTTGATCACGTTCTCGGCGGTGATCCGCACTTTGGAGATCAGGCGATTGAGCTCCCGTTGCTCATCGCTCAGCTCGCCTTTCTTGGGGCGCTTGGCGGGC
This Deinococcus aestuarii DNA region includes the following protein-coding sequences:
- a CDS encoding transposase family protein, giving the protein PAKRPKKGELSDEQRELNRLISKVRITAENVINRIKKFRACKEFFRNQPSRHGVIWGCVAGLVNLRWQRRLHLSAI